One Cyanobium sp. Tous-M-B4 DNA window includes the following coding sequences:
- a CDS encoding carboxypeptidase M32 gives MAQAPSPLDQLREHLRQSQLLGSISSALYYDQNTVMPAAGAEWRGDQLALLASQLHERQSSPAYADLVEAAEAELQASTPAAVRRNLQLLRLELNRQRCLDPQLVAQIAQAQSRGNAIWQEARRRSDFSIFAPALESLIGLRREQATQLAAAEAQQRSPWEILAQPFEPDVSKERLQQLFAPLQAELPVLLQQAAASQLSPLPELPEALQENLCTELLNSWGYDSAYCQRSRSAHPFSCTVGPQDFRITTRVVPDQPLSAFLATAHEWGHSLYEQGLPRTGNHYFPWPLGEATSMGVHESQSLFWECRVGRSRAFAERWHPRFCTGLGSYGGNSGGSDPWGGAFGFWRGLNPLRPGLIRVEADELSYCLHIVLRFELELALLEQDMPVAELPQQWNQRMQKLLGIQPQTDAEGCLQDIHWAEGLFGYFPSYALGHLISAQLAETMERELGGPGAIEAAIAAGQESSLRDWLASRVYPLGRSVNAEELVEQVSGQSLSAAAFLRYLRNKLERLQADT, from the coding sequence ATGGCGCAGGCCCCATCGCCCCTAGATCAGCTGCGGGAGCACCTGCGCCAGAGCCAGCTGCTGGGCTCAATCAGCAGTGCCCTCTATTACGACCAGAACACGGTGATGCCGGCGGCCGGTGCCGAATGGCGTGGCGACCAACTGGCCCTGTTGGCCAGTCAGCTCCACGAACGCCAGAGCAGCCCTGCTTACGCCGATCTGGTCGAGGCGGCGGAAGCCGAGCTGCAAGCCAGCACTCCGGCGGCGGTGCGCCGCAACCTGCAGCTACTGCGGCTTGAGCTAAATCGCCAGCGCTGCCTAGATCCGCAGCTAGTGGCCCAGATAGCCCAAGCCCAGTCGCGCGGCAATGCCATCTGGCAGGAGGCAAGGCGCCGCAGCGACTTCAGCATCTTTGCTCCGGCCCTGGAAAGCCTGATCGGCCTCCGCCGCGAACAAGCGACCCAACTTGCCGCTGCCGAAGCCCAACAGCGCAGCCCCTGGGAAATCCTGGCCCAGCCGTTTGAGCCCGACGTCAGCAAAGAACGGCTGCAGCAGCTGTTTGCCCCACTGCAGGCCGAGCTGCCCGTCCTGCTCCAGCAGGCAGCAGCAAGCCAGCTATCCCCCCTGCCAGAGCTACCCGAAGCCCTGCAGGAAAATCTCTGCACCGAGCTGCTCAACAGCTGGGGCTACGACTCGGCCTACTGCCAACGCTCCCGCTCGGCCCATCCCTTCTCCTGCACCGTGGGCCCCCAGGACTTCCGCATCACCACCCGGGTGGTGCCGGATCAACCCCTCTCCGCCTTCCTTGCCACCGCCCATGAATGGGGCCACTCCTTATATGAACAGGGCTTGCCCCGCACGGGCAACCACTACTTCCCCTGGCCCCTGGGTGAGGCCACCTCGATGGGGGTGCACGAGTCGCAGTCGCTGTTCTGGGAATGCCGCGTGGGCCGTAGCCGCGCCTTCGCCGAGCGTTGGCATCCGCGCTTCTGCACCGGCTTAGGCAGCTACGGTGGCAATAGCGGTGGTAGTGATCCCTGGGGCGGAGCCTTCGGCTTCTGGCGAGGGCTCAATCCCCTGCGGCCCGGTCTAATCCGGGTGGAAGCCGACGAGCTCAGCTACTGCTTGCACATCGTGCTGCGCTTTGAGCTGGAGCTGGCCCTGCTCGAGCAGGACATGCCGGTGGCAGAACTACCCCAGCAGTGGAACCAACGGATGCAGAAGCTGCTTGGAATCCAGCCGCAGACTGACGCAGAGGGATGTCTGCAGGACATCCACTGGGCCGAGGGCCTGTTTGGCTATTTCCCCAGCTATGCCCTGGGCCATCTGATCAGCGCCCAACTCGCGGAAACCATGGAGCGGGAGCTTGGTGGCCCAGGTGCCATCGAGGCCGCGATCGCTGCTGGTCAGGAGAGCAGTCTGCGGGACTGGCTGGCGAGCAGGGTTTATCCCCTGGGCCGCAGCGTCAATGCGGAAGAGCTGGTGGAGCAGGTGAGTGGCCAGAGCCTCAGCGCGGCAGCCTTCCTTCGCTATCTGCGCAACAAGCTGGAGCGCCTGCAGGCAGATACTTAG
- a CDS encoding inorganic diphosphatase: MANIDHAPSRTMLNLLHVLPAFADEAKLRVNAIVELNSMTINKYELITETGHLKLDRVGYSSLAYPFAYGCIPRTWDEDGDPLDIEIVGVTEPLVPGSLVEARIIGIMTFDDGGEVDDKVIAVLADDKRMDHITSFTQLGEQWVTETQYYWEHYKDLKKPGTCKVNGFLEPVEAVRIIKECERRYLHIIDTKLVN; encoded by the coding sequence ATGGCGAACATCGACCACGCCCCGAGCCGCACAATGCTCAACCTGTTGCACGTGCTGCCGGCCTTCGCCGATGAAGCCAAGCTGCGTGTCAACGCGATCGTGGAGCTCAACTCCATGACGATCAACAAGTACGAACTGATCACAGAAACCGGCCACCTCAAGCTGGATCGCGTCGGCTACTCCTCGCTGGCCTACCCCTTCGCCTACGGCTGCATCCCCCGCACTTGGGATGAGGACGGCGACCCCCTCGATATCGAGATTGTCGGAGTCACCGAGCCCCTAGTACCCGGATCCCTAGTGGAAGCCAGGATCATCGGCATCATGACCTTTGACGACGGCGGCGAGGTCGACGACAAGGTGATCGCCGTGTTGGCCGATGACAAGCGCATGGACCACATCACCAGCTTCACCCAGCTTGGTGAGCAGTGGGTCACGGAAACCCAGTACTACTGGGAGCACTACAAAGATCTCAAAAAACCCGGCACCTGCAAGGTCAATGGCTTCTTGGAGCCCGTGGAAGCCGTGCGAATCATCAAGGAGTGCGAACGGCGCTATCTCCATATCATTGACACCAAGCTGGTGAACTGA
- a CDS encoding L,D-transpeptidase has product MASHLKPLWLAAAALALAPAWTPVQAQSNSREIVLQLDKRTISLREGGKVLGSWPVAIGDPSTPTPVGRFSVQNKVVNPKYQSTKSGKINATVGPNGPLGDRWLGFQKSGPNQYGIHGTPNAWSWTVTSRAAVTNGCVRMLHEHVRSLFDQVEVGTPVIVQR; this is encoded by the coding sequence ATGGCTAGCCACCTCAAACCCCTCTGGCTTGCCGCAGCAGCCCTGGCGTTGGCCCCGGCCTGGACTCCTGTCCAGGCCCAAAGCAATAGCCGGGAAATCGTGCTGCAGCTTGACAAGCGCACGATCAGCCTGCGTGAAGGCGGCAAGGTGCTGGGTAGTTGGCCAGTGGCGATTGGCGATCCCAGCACCCCCACACCAGTAGGGCGCTTCTCGGTGCAAAACAAGGTTGTTAATCCCAAATACCAGAGCACCAAAAGCGGCAAGATCAATGCCACCGTCGGACCAAATGGCCCCTTAGGCGATCGCTGGCTTGGATTCCAGAAAAGTGGACCCAACCAGTACGGCATCCATGGCACGCCAAATGCTTGGTCCTGGACGGTGACATCACGCGCAGCCGTGACCAATGGTTGCGTGCGCATGCTCCACGAGCATGTGCGCTCCTTATTTGACCAGGTGGAAGTCGGTACGCCAGTAATCGTGCAGCGCTGA
- a CDS encoding chloride channel protein, whose product MKLSGPKPEPAPAAASPVEAEARALPYQWNLLAWAALIGVLTGLAVVAFHELLGFINNGLFGPFVEGLLTVGRSQPPELAPELPLAVAPDAGTPLRALLQVGLGGLGFLPPPPAVPEPLPLPVSSLPDWISLWPVVVVPTLGGWAVGLLRRYGGDLGPGLPSLMAMADGAVSTRPRLPFQRLLGASISLGSGASLGPEGPSVESGGNIGLWVALRGGLSPQSQKALVAAGVAAGLAAGFKAPIAGVFFAFEGSFSAVQGRPSLRAVLVAAVASSLVTQLLLGDTPILRLPAYEVRSPLELPLYLGLGLVASLMSWALVSLLAAGRSERLQAWLGQLPPGLPTALGGACVGVMALGFPQVLGVGYDTIEALLGSEGGVPLLTLLVLLGVKLLATGISNATGFVGGGFAPSLFLGAVLGNCYGQLLGDSGLHLPVAEPPAYAMVGMAAVLAGSARAPLTALLLLFELTRDIRIVLPLMAAAGLSAALVERWQGLADPGLLGPDPQEEHRRRQLAALQVAEAFEPEAPLVLAAELPAQKALVQLVEAHGHCLVVADGAWVVGLVTLADLQRALSAEREFNEDGSLPVPTLLSCRRGDLVWLPMSAQLAQLEDQLRPNGLRQLPVFDVPAAAAAALPHGLPNPGLPVASLRGLASRDGMARALARQFTPAENGAQA is encoded by the coding sequence TTGAAACTGTCCGGCCCGAAGCCTGAACCAGCGCCAGCCGCAGCCAGCCCCGTTGAAGCCGAGGCACGCGCCCTTCCCTATCAATGGAATCTGCTGGCCTGGGCTGCCCTGATTGGGGTGCTCACGGGACTGGCAGTGGTGGCCTTCCACGAATTGCTGGGCTTCATCAATAACGGGCTGTTTGGACCTTTTGTGGAAGGGCTCCTAACGGTTGGTCGTAGCCAGCCGCCGGAGTTAGCACCCGAATTGCCGTTGGCGGTGGCTCCTGATGCGGGCACACCGCTGCGGGCCCTGCTCCAGGTGGGTCTCGGCGGGCTTGGCTTCCTGCCACCGCCCCCGGCCGTTCCTGAGCCGCTGCCCCTGCCGGTTTCCTCCCTGCCCGATTGGATCAGTCTTTGGCCGGTGGTTGTGGTGCCCACCCTGGGGGGCTGGGCTGTTGGTCTTTTGCGCCGCTATGGCGGTGACCTGGGCCCTGGCCTACCCAGCCTGATGGCGATGGCCGATGGCGCCGTTAGCACTCGGCCCCGCTTGCCCTTTCAGCGCCTGCTGGGTGCATCCATCAGCCTGGGCAGTGGTGCCTCCCTCGGCCCGGAGGGGCCCAGCGTTGAAAGTGGTGGCAATATCGGCCTTTGGGTGGCCCTGCGCGGCGGGCTCTCGCCCCAGAGCCAGAAAGCCCTGGTGGCCGCGGGAGTGGCCGCAGGCCTGGCGGCGGGGTTCAAGGCACCCATTGCCGGGGTGTTTTTTGCTTTTGAAGGAAGCTTCAGTGCCGTTCAGGGGCGGCCCAGCTTGAGGGCGGTGCTGGTGGCGGCGGTGGCTTCCTCGCTGGTCACCCAATTGCTGCTCGGCGACACACCGATTTTGCGGCTGCCTGCTTATGAGGTGCGCTCACCGCTGGAGTTGCCCCTGTATCTGGGTTTGGGCTTGGTGGCCAGCTTGATGTCCTGGGCCTTGGTGAGCCTGCTGGCTGCAGGCCGCAGCGAGCGGCTGCAGGCCTGGCTGGGCCAGCTGCCGCCAGGCCTGCCCACCGCCCTGGGGGGTGCCTGTGTGGGTGTGATGGCTCTGGGTTTTCCCCAGGTGCTGGGTGTCGGCTACGACACGATTGAGGCCCTGCTTGGCAGCGAGGGTGGCGTGCCCCTGCTCACCTTGCTGGTATTGCTAGGAGTCAAGCTTTTGGCCACTGGTATCAGCAATGCCACCGGCTTTGTTGGCGGTGGCTTCGCCCCATCACTATTCCTGGGAGCGGTGCTCGGCAACTGCTACGGCCAGCTGCTTGGTGACAGTGGCCTGCACCTACCGGTGGCTGAGCCTCCCGCCTACGCCATGGTGGGCATGGCCGCTGTGCTGGCCGGTAGTGCCCGGGCTCCCCTGACGGCCCTGCTGCTGCTGTTTGAGCTCACCCGTGATATTCGAATTGTGCTGCCGCTGATGGCCGCCGCCGGCCTTAGTGCTGCCTTAGTGGAGCGCTGGCAGGGCCTGGCTGATCCGGGCTTACTAGGGCCTGACCCTCAAGAGGAGCATCGCCGCCGCCAGTTGGCCGCCCTGCAGGTGGCTGAGGCTTTCGAGCCCGAAGCCCCCCTGGTGTTGGCAGCTGAGTTACCAGCCCAAAAGGCCTTGGTTCAGCTGGTGGAGGCCCACGGCCACTGTCTGGTGGTGGCGGATGGGGCTTGGGTGGTGGGGCTGGTCACCCTGGCTGATTTGCAGCGGGCCCTAAGTGCCGAGCGAGAGTTCAATGAAGACGGCTCTTTGCCGGTGCCCACCCTGCTTTCCTGTCGCCGCGGTGACTTGGTATGGCTGCCGATGTCTGCCCAGCTAGCTCAGCTGGAAGACCAGCTCAGGCCAAATGGCTTGCGCCAATTGCCGGTTTTTGATGTGCCTGCGGCGGCGGCGGCAGCGCTACCCCATGGACTTCCCAATCCCGGCTTGCCGGTTGCTTCTTTACGTGGCTTGGCCAGCCGGGATGGCATGGCCCGGGCCCTTGCACGCCAGTTCACACCCGCAGAGAATGGGGCTCAAGCTTGA
- the hemC gene encoding hydroxymethylbilane synthase has protein sequence MANPLRIASRRSQLAMVQTNWVRDELIQAHSGLEITIEAMATQGDKILDVALAKIGDKGLFTKELEAQMLVGQADIAVHSLKDLPTNLPEGLMLGCITEREDPADALVVHEQHRDKSLATLPAGAVVGTSSLRRLAQLRHHFPHLSFKDVRGNVITRLEKLDAGEYDCLILAAAGLGRLGLGDRIHELIDPSISLHAVGQGALGIECREGDAAVLEQIKVLEHQPTARRCLAERAFLRELEGGCQVPIGVNSRFDGDTLVLTGMVASIDGLRLIRDEASGPQADPEAIGIALAHALKAQGAGEILEEIFETVRPEA, from the coding sequence ATGGCCAACCCCCTGCGCATCGCCTCCCGCCGCAGCCAGCTGGCCATGGTGCAAACCAATTGGGTGCGCGATGAACTGATCCAGGCCCACAGCGGCCTGGAGATCACCATCGAAGCGATGGCCACCCAGGGGGACAAGATTCTCGATGTGGCCCTTGCCAAAATCGGCGATAAAGGCCTTTTCACCAAGGAGTTAGAAGCTCAGATGCTTGTTGGACAGGCTGATATCGCCGTCCATAGCCTCAAGGATCTGCCAACCAACCTGCCCGAGGGGCTGATGCTTGGCTGCATCACCGAGCGGGAAGATCCCGCCGACGCCTTGGTGGTGCATGAACAGCACCGCGATAAGAGCCTGGCAACCCTGCCCGCCGGCGCCGTGGTGGGCACCAGTTCCCTGCGCCGTTTAGCCCAGCTGCGCCACCACTTCCCGCACCTCAGCTTCAAGGATGTGCGTGGCAACGTAATCACCCGCCTGGAGAAACTTGATGCCGGTGAATACGACTGCCTGATCCTGGCGGCCGCTGGTTTGGGAAGGCTGGGTTTGGGGGATCGCATCCACGAGCTGATCGACCCCTCCATTTCCCTCCACGCCGTTGGCCAGGGTGCATTGGGTATTGAGTGCCGCGAGGGCGATGCCGCCGTGCTGGAGCAGATCAAGGTCTTGGAGCACCAGCCCACCGCCCGTCGCTGCCTGGCTGAGCGAGCCTTTTTGCGTGAGCTGGAGGGGGGCTGTCAGGTGCCCATCGGTGTCAACAGCCGCTTCGACGGCGATACGCTTGTATTAACGGGCATGGTGGCAAGCATCGACGGCCTGCGCCTGATCCGCGACGAGGCTTCTGGTCCCCAGGCTGACCCTGAGGCCATTGGTATCGCCCTTGCCCATGCTTTGAAGGCCCAGGGCGCAGGCGAGATCCTGGAGGAGATTTTTGAAACTGTCCGGCCCGAAGCCTGA
- a CDS encoding DUF1824 family protein codes for MSQGLASLRGLRTAPSLDPAALSALRAELEPLLARCDWFTAGVMATSAAAAVTCLRQVETALGWSQLELDPAGAALDSIEGPVFLKANQNSGRFQVRAETGLGEGLLISGHCSADTAAEDTWGPLPLDFFGP; via the coding sequence GTGAGTCAGGGCTTGGCATCCCTGCGGGGACTGCGCACTGCTCCATCGCTCGACCCCGCAGCGCTCTCCGCTCTGCGGGCAGAGCTTGAGCCCCTGCTAGCTCGTTGCGACTGGTTCACGGCGGGAGTGATGGCCACTTCTGCAGCGGCTGCGGTGACCTGTCTGCGTCAGGTTGAGACGGCTCTGGGCTGGTCGCAATTGGAGCTAGATCCCGCCGGTGCAGCCCTCGATTCGATCGAGGGTCCGGTCTTCCTCAAGGCCAACCAGAACAGCGGCCGCTTTCAGGTGCGCGCTGAAACCGGTTTAGGTGAGGGCCTACTGATCAGTGGTCATTGTTCAGCAGATACTGCTGCGGAAGACACCTGGGGCCCATTGCCCCTTGATTTCTTCGGCCCTTAA
- the rpoD gene encoding RNA polymerase sigma factor RpoD translates to MSPAAAAQPKATPEILMVATSSGEEVQVKPKKAAPKPKAKATAKAAAASKGTAAPKAKAASKAPAASKGTAATKAKAAPKAKPAASKSSAPKAAAAKAMTEAPVDTAELDDADDLGPSGSSTEKDEKAAKALASIKVGPKGVYTEDSIRVYLQEIGRIRLLRPDEEIELARKIADLLQLEEIAAQFEADHGRQPDNKEWAALVEMPSIKFRRRLMLGRRAKEKMVQSNLRLVVSIAKKYMNRGLSFQDLIQEGSLGLIRAAEKFDHEKGYKFSTYATWWIRQAITRAIADQSRTIRLPVHLYETISRIKKTTKTLSQEFGRKPTEEEIAESMEMTIEKLRFIAKSAQLPISLETPIGKEEDSRLGDFIEADIENPEQDVAKNLLREDLEGVLATLSPRERDVLRLRYGLDDGRMKTLEEIGQIFDVTRERIRQIEAKALRKLRHPNRNGVLKEYIK, encoded by the coding sequence ATGAGCCCTGCTGCTGCTGCCCAGCCGAAAGCAACCCCGGAAATCTTGATGGTGGCCACGTCGTCCGGTGAAGAGGTGCAAGTAAAGCCCAAGAAGGCTGCACCAAAGCCAAAAGCAAAAGCCACCGCCAAAGCCGCTGCTGCTTCCAAGGGAACTGCCGCTCCCAAAGCAAAGGCTGCCTCCAAAGCCCCTGCTGCTTCTAAGGGAACTGCTGCTACCAAGGCAAAGGCTGCTCCAAAGGCAAAGCCGGCCGCAAGCAAATCCTCAGCTCCTAAAGCCGCGGCGGCCAAGGCCATGACTGAGGCTCCCGTCGATACCGCCGAGCTGGACGATGCCGATGATCTAGGCCCATCCGGCAGCTCTACCGAGAAGGACGAGAAGGCTGCCAAGGCCCTCGCCAGCATCAAGGTGGGGCCTAAAGGTGTCTACACCGAAGACTCGATTCGGGTTTATCTCCAGGAGATCGGCCGTATCCGCCTGCTCCGGCCCGACGAGGAGATCGAGCTAGCCCGCAAGATCGCCGATCTGCTCCAGCTCGAGGAGATTGCAGCTCAGTTTGAGGCCGATCACGGCCGCCAGCCCGACAACAAGGAGTGGGCGGCATTGGTGGAGATGCCCTCCATCAAGTTCCGCCGGCGCCTGATGCTCGGCCGCCGAGCCAAGGAAAAGATGGTGCAGTCAAACCTGCGCCTGGTGGTTTCGATCGCCAAGAAATATATGAACCGGGGCCTGAGCTTCCAGGACCTGATTCAGGAGGGTTCCCTCGGCTTGATCCGTGCTGCCGAGAAATTTGACCACGAAAAGGGATATAAATTTTCTACCTACGCCACCTGGTGGATTCGTCAGGCGATCACCCGAGCTATCGCTGATCAGTCACGGACTATCCGCCTTCCGGTGCATCTATACGAAACCATTTCCCGGATCAAGAAGACCACCAAAACCCTCTCCCAGGAATTCGGCCGCAAGCCCACCGAAGAGGAAATTGCCGAATCGATGGAAATGACCATCGAGAAGCTGCGTTTCATCGCCAAAAGCGCCCAGCTACCCATCTCCTTGGAGACACCGATCGGCAAAGAGGAGGATTCCCGTCTTGGTGACTTCATCGAGGCCGATATCGAAAACCCTGAGCAGGATGTGGCCAAGAACCTGCTGCGTGAGGACCTCGAGGGCGTGCTGGCCACCCTCAGCCCCAGGGAGCGTGACGTGCTGCGTCTGCGCTACGGCTTGGATGACGGCCGCATGAAGACCCTTGAAGAGATCGGCCAGATCTTTGATGTCACCAGGGAGCGCATTCGTCAAATTGAAGCCAAGGCCCTGCGCAAGCTGCGCCACCCCAACCGCAACGGCGTGCTCAAGGAGTACATCAAGTGA
- the priA gene encoding primosomal protein N', with protein sequence MTFASLSIPWLQIWLEAGREGQVFTYANSPETPAGIGDLVRVKLQGRPHTGLVVGWLDQLPASLSSKRIQPILEVWQRAAVDPDWQNLMTSVALECHTSLFKTLKSALPPGWLGQRNQGPSRPSRAIWLVERSQAALPSQPLTERQQQLLDHLGRHRGPVPLRDLCGEAGFSRAVLKGLEARGLVQRLQAPTEGSGAGLAPAHWPPLTEAQAAAVQALAGAPAGAEFLLWGVTGAGKTEVYLRAAAQALEAGQATLLLTPEIGLIPQLLDRARERFGCRVVEFHSGLSDGARVAAWRRCLEPEAVVVVGTRSAIFLPMPRLGLIVLDEEHDSSYKQDSPMPCYHARDVARLRARHSGARLVLGSATPSLESWLSCHSPQPASRLLRLPERIGLRPLPAVRVIDMRHELADGHRRLISRALMGRLEQLQEKGEQAVVLVPRRGYRAFLSCRSCGEAVLCPHCDVALTVHRSKGGQEWLRCHWCDHRAEMGNRCGHCGSTAFKPFGAGTQRVMEQLATELEGLRLLRFDRDTTRGRDGHRRLLDRFAQGQADVLVGTQMLAKGMDLPRVTLAAVLAADGLLHRPDLRSSEQCLQLLLQLAGRAGRGEKPGEVLVQTYSPDHPVIRHLVDGRYELFLAEESQLRRQGGLVPFSRACLLRLSGPSASGTATAAAALAERIRSQVAAAGWLLIGPAPAPVARVAGKSRWQLLLHGPAGQPLPLPAESLLREALPAGVGLAIDPDPLSL encoded by the coding sequence GTGACCTTTGCAAGCTTGTCGATCCCCTGGCTGCAGATCTGGCTCGAAGCCGGGCGGGAAGGCCAGGTATTCACCTATGCCAACTCCCCCGAAACCCCAGCAGGGATTGGGGATTTGGTGCGGGTGAAGCTGCAGGGCCGCCCGCACACAGGCTTGGTGGTGGGCTGGCTTGATCAATTACCCGCAAGTCTCAGCAGCAAGCGAATACAGCCAATCCTGGAGGTTTGGCAGCGGGCTGCCGTGGATCCCGATTGGCAAAACTTAATGACAAGCGTGGCGCTGGAGTGCCACACGAGCCTGTTCAAAACTCTGAAAAGTGCCCTGCCACCGGGCTGGCTTGGCCAGCGCAACCAGGGGCCCAGCAGGCCAAGCCGCGCAATCTGGCTGGTGGAGCGATCCCAGGCAGCACTCCCAAGCCAGCCCCTCACCGAGCGGCAGCAGCAATTGCTTGATCATCTAGGGCGCCATAGGGGGCCAGTGCCCCTGCGGGATCTTTGTGGTGAGGCTGGCTTCAGCCGCGCCGTGCTCAAGGGGCTGGAGGCTCGGGGTCTGGTGCAGCGCCTTCAGGCTCCCACCGAGGGCAGTGGAGCTGGCCTCGCACCGGCCCACTGGCCTCCCCTGACGGAAGCCCAGGCTGCTGCTGTCCAGGCTCTAGCCGGTGCCCCAGCGGGCGCGGAATTTTTGCTCTGGGGTGTAACAGGCGCTGGCAAAACTGAGGTGTATCTGCGGGCTGCCGCCCAAGCTCTAGAGGCGGGGCAGGCCACACTTTTGCTCACCCCGGAGATTGGCCTAATTCCCCAGTTGCTCGACCGGGCACGGGAACGCTTCGGCTGCCGGGTGGTGGAGTTCCACAGCGGCCTTTCCGATGGAGCCCGGGTGGCGGCCTGGCGTCGCTGCCTGGAACCAGAGGCGGTGGTGGTGGTGGGTACCCGCTCAGCGATCTTTCTGCCCATGCCCAGGCTGGGCCTGATCGTGCTCGATGAGGAACACGACAGCTCCTACAAGCAGGACAGCCCGATGCCCTGCTACCACGCCCGCGACGTAGCCCGCCTACGGGCCCGGCACAGCGGGGCGCGGCTGGTGCTCGGCAGTGCCACCCCCTCCCTGGAGAGTTGGTTGAGCTGTCACTCCCCCCAACCAGCCAGCCGCCTCCTACGACTGCCGGAGCGCATTGGTTTGCGGCCCCTGCCTGCCGTACGGGTGATCGACATGCGCCACGAGCTCGCGGATGGCCACCGCCGCCTGATCAGCCGGGCCCTGATGGGGCGCTTAGAGCAGCTGCAGGAGAAGGGCGAACAGGCAGTGGTGCTAGTGCCCCGACGGGGCTATCGAGCATTCCTGAGCTGTCGCAGCTGCGGTGAAGCGGTGCTCTGCCCCCACTGCGATGTAGCCCTCACCGTGCACCGCTCCAAAGGGGGCCAGGAATGGCTGCGCTGCCACTGGTGCGACCACCGCGCCGAGATGGGCAATCGTTGCGGCCACTGTGGCTCCACGGCCTTCAAACCCTTCGGCGCGGGCACCCAGCGGGTGATGGAGCAGCTGGCAACTGAGCTTGAAGGGTTGCGCCTGCTGCGCTTTGACCGTGACACCACCCGGGGCCGCGACGGCCACCGCCGCCTGCTCGATCGCTTCGCCCAAGGGCAAGCCGATGTATTGGTAGGCACCCAGATGCTGGCCAAGGGCATGGACCTACCCCGGGTCACGCTTGCGGCGGTATTGGCGGCAGACGGGCTTTTGCATCGCCCCGATCTGCGCTCCTCCGAGCAGTGCCTGCAATTGCTGTTGCAATTAGCGGGCCGGGCGGGCCGCGGCGAAAAGCCAGGCGAGGTGCTGGTGCAGACCTACAGCCCCGACCACCCGGTGATTCGCCACCTGGTGGATGGGCGCTACGAGTTGTTTTTGGCCGAGGAGAGCCAGTTGCGCCGCCAGGGTGGCCTGGTCCCCTTCAGCCGGGCCTGCCTTCTGCGTCTGAGCGGACCAAGTGCCAGCGGCACGGCAACCGCCGCCGCCGCCTTGGCGGAGAGAATCCGCAGCCAAGTGGCGGCAGCGGGATGGCTGTTGATTGGTCCCGCTCCGGCCCCGGTAGCCCGGGTAGCGGGCAAGAGTCGCTGGCAGTTGTTGCTGCATGGTCCCGCCGGCCAGCCCCTGCCCTTGCCAGCTGAAAGCCTGCTGCGGGAGGCGCTACCTGCGGGGGTGGGTCTGGCGATCGACCCCGACCCCCTCAGCCTTTGA
- a CDS encoding DUF3153 domain-containing protein, with translation MAEDQLAAARAALERGDYGQVVRLLDPLTSEHPAATATGAEIQLLLATAWMGRGDNGRAILCCRLIKRCRDASLRAQAIDLLTVLEAPALERPREWSITLPDLGSAEAMGGQMQQLARGRRSNKPPPPPPPPVGPTRAPVGFAVLAVLLLLLTLLLSGCTEVRSELTFKGPGRLQIAHGLSSPGTQPEPWARQFGRSLLSQGFHPAKQPKPAAGADGFHQRLESPVLAAPEALALLAANLGAAADLAGVALPPPHFQLRERNWLLGVHQSLELAVDLRGLTALPGFSAAIDLAPVTPAAVRLASPEPAAAISGRAALHWPLRFGASNTLQLSCWRWSGLGIGGALIALALALVLALERLRRLLGFGLPELPA, from the coding sequence ATGGCTGAAGACCAGCTGGCTGCAGCCCGTGCAGCCCTCGAGCGGGGCGATTACGGCCAGGTTGTACGCCTGTTGGATCCCCTCACCAGTGAGCATCCTGCTGCTACCGCCACCGGAGCTGAGATTCAGCTGCTGCTCGCCACCGCCTGGATGGGGCGGGGCGACAACGGCCGGGCGATCCTGTGTTGCCGGCTGATCAAGCGCTGCCGTGATGCAAGCCTGCGGGCTCAGGCCATAGACCTACTCACCGTGCTGGAGGCACCGGCCCTCGAGCGCCCCCGCGAGTGGTCGATCACCCTGCCCGATCTGGGCTCGGCCGAGGCCATGGGCGGCCAAATGCAGCAGCTTGCTCGCGGCCGCCGCTCCAACAAGCCGCCACCGCCGCCACCGCCACCGGTGGGGCCCACCAGGGCTCCAGTGGGCTTCGCTGTGCTGGCAGTTTTGCTGTTGCTGCTGACGCTGCTGCTCAGCGGCTGCACCGAGGTGCGCAGCGAGTTGACCTTTAAGGGGCCGGGCCGGCTGCAGATCGCCCATGGCCTATCGAGCCCCGGTACCCAACCCGAGCCCTGGGCCCGTCAGTTTGGCCGCAGCTTGCTGAGCCAGGGATTTCACCCGGCCAAGCAGCCCAAGCCAGCTGCTGGCGCTGACGGCTTTCACCAGCGCCTGGAGAGCCCGGTGCTAGCAGCGCCCGAGGCCCTTGCCCTGCTGGCAGCGAACCTGGGCGCGGCAGCGGATCTGGCCGGTGTGGCCCTGCCGCCTCCCCACTTCCAGCTGCGAGAGCGCAATTGGCTGCTGGGAGTGCACCAAAGCCTTGAACTGGCAGTGGACCTGCGTGGGCTCACCGCTCTGCCGGGCTTCAGCGCCGCCATCGACCTGGCCCCTGTGACCCCTGCGGCTGTCCGACTGGCCAGTCCCGAGCCCGCTGCGGCAATTTCTGGACGAGCAGCCCTGCACTGGCCCCTGCGCTTTGGCGCCAGCAATACCCTGCAGCTCAGCTGCTGGCGCTGGAGTGGTCTTGGTATTGGCGGCGCCCTGATTGCCCTGGCCCTGGCCCTGGTGCTGGCCCTGGAGCGGCTGCGGCGTCTGCTGGGATTCGGCCTGCCGGAACTACCGGCTTGA